The genomic region TTTGTCTGATGAGGGTAAATTTATGTTCTTTAAATTCTTAGAAAATGTAAACTGGAATTTTGTAGATTTATCTTTTGATCTCAATGTTAGGTTTCAAATGTTTATGAACACTATTATGTACTATTACAATTTAGCTTTcccacaaaaacaaattttctgtAAAACTGGTTCCAGATCTAACACTTCTGTGAAGTGGTTTACACCTGTACTAGATAAGATGCGTAATACACTAGGTCTTATATGTGACGCTTACATAGGACTCCGGAATTGAAATCACTTCTAACAGATTATAAGAAGCGTTACCATCTTGCTATTAGAGATGCTAAAATTGAAGCAAATGCCAAGTTTATTTctgataataaaaacaatcccAGAGTCCTATGGAACCTTATCAACAATATAATCGAACATCAAAGAACAAACACAACAATTGTGAGATAAATCccaatgattttaataatttttttttcgagagTTGCTGAAAATATCATTAATTCATTACCCAGTGGAAGCAGAGATCCGATTTCTATGTATTATGACTAATGAGAATagtacaaataatattttttgttttaaagggGTATCGGAAGTTCAAGTACGGGATGCAATCACCAAGTTACGTAATACTCATTCAAAAGATATTTATGGTCTTTCTGTACCGATTAtaacatgtgttaaaaatattctaattCCACCTCTTactaaattatgtaattactgcattaaagaaaatatttttcctgatTGCTTAAAAAAGGCCGTTGTCATTCCACTGCATAAAAAAGGAAATCCAGCTGATATGAATAACTATAGACCTATTTCTCTCTTGCCCGCtatatcaaaaatttttgaaaaattattatttgaacaaattttaaattttttgcatgATAACAATCTATTGTCTCCTCAGCAATTTGGTTTTCGTACAGGATCTTCCACCGTAAAAGCAGTTACTAATTTGGTAGAGAAGATAATAGACTGTTTTGAACGTAAAGAATATTATTCAACATCTTTCCTGGACTTGAGCAAGGCTTTCGATTGTGTGTCACATGACATCCTATTGAGGAAACTCTATACGTATAATTTTCATCCGTCGAGTACACGattaattttatcatatttgAGTGACCGCAGTCAGTGTGTTAGAATAAACGAAGTATTATCTGATTTTTCACGCATTGTTTATGGGGTGCCACAAGGTTCTATCCTTGGCccgattttgtttttaatttatattaacgATCTATCTTCTTATGTTTCGTGTGCTGATATTACATTGTTTGCCGATGACACTACTGTGAGCAATGCGGAAATATCCATGGAGAAtcttttacttaaaaaaaatatagtattTCATTAACTGAAGAATGGTTCCTGGCAAATcgactaaatttaaacaaagatAAAACTGTACATATGATGTTTACTTTAAAAGAATTTGTTGGAGGAGTAGAATACTcagaacaaacaaaatatttaggaATATATGTCGATATGCAGTTAACCTGGAATGTACACGGTGAACAAATGGCTTCTAAAATATCTAGAAATATATATCTATTACGTAATCTAGCTAACAATCTTCCTCTCCAAAGTCTTAGACTAGCATATTTTGCATTAGTGCATTGCCATATTGAATACGGTATTTTAATCTGGGGTCACTCAGGTACTCTGTACAGAATTTTCCGATTGCAAAGAAGGGCTGTTAGGGTTATTGCCAACCTTGGTTTTAGAGACGATTGTCGGCAACATTTTGCTAAATTGAAAATCTTGACTCTTCCCGCCATATTTATATATAGATGTTTGGAATATGTCATTAAAAATCCGAAACTATACCCCAAACTATCATCTTATCATCAATACAGTACTAGGTCTCAAGACATTGATCATATATCTCTACGTTTAACTAAATCACAAGATGGAATCCACTAttattgcattaaatttttcaacgcaCTTCCGGACTCGCATAAAAATTTACCTccaaaccaatttttaaagcatataaaaacttatttattaaataatagtacatagtttatttgacgagtttgtgtgtaaattgggccttttttggcatgcgtgggccattttaaaacgcgagtgaaacgagcgttttaaaggcccacgagtgccaaaaaaggcccattttacacacgaacgagttgaatacaacgtttttttgttcgacgagccccttaaaggctccaaatcgcttaaaacctttaaaattagcttgacgtttcgttttgacaagttgtgacatttatcaaaatccgttcacataggagaaaattctcaaattctgacagtgtcgaacaaaaaaataattttttctataattgattcagaaaattgaaattcacgcatagttatctgtgcctgaagtgggtcattttctaacgtgtattttttttgcattgttagtaagatcgaaaccatagaagccatacaaaacagtgtgtgaaatgcaatttcacgcatacgactatttctgtttttcatttcacgcactgttttttattagttacttagcaacatggtcactgcattgaaacttcagagttccttcaaaaatttgaatttttgatttcaattttttgaatcaattatagaaaaaatattgtttatatttcgtgcgcgaagatgttttcgtgcattcaaaggcttatactgcctcgaccttcgtctcggcgtaaaagaccttttcatgcacaagaaacactctcttcgcgcacttaatataaaaataactatactcttttaatgaatttttaaacaattcatCTAATGATTTGAAATAgtcaaatttgttttatttgttctttatttatttattttttctctcATTACTATTctttatgtaattaatttttctttcgtttTGGGACATGTGTAAATACTATTTTGTATATTTAACAcgaataaacaattattattattattattaaagctagtgactgactttcaaagttgcttgctctgcgcgaacccgatttgactaatttttcagtttttgcccattttaacattgctgatttcaaaagcaatgttacgtctttttactgattaaattaaagtaattcttatttgtttttgtctttgtatttttaccaagtaaagatttattggacatgaccttcataaatgtgacttttgtaatgtaactaaattaaaggcgcttttacaaatgcacagctcacttgatgaacatttatatgaaatcaattatacagtcgcggacaaaaaaaagtaggacaagtcttattaagaaatttagccaaaattgagttgagtaaaccggggttactataataaataaataaatattttcatagtaaccatagaaagggcaagcaaatttacattagcgaaaaaacgttgtcctacttttttttgtccgcgactgtacgTTTTGCAATAATGTACAAGTTTCTTGATTAAACCTTATTTATTCACTTCAGCTTTCAATGGCTGATATTAATAAAGATGTAGCTTTTGCTTGCATTTCTAGCAAAGGCTAGAAAAATTGCAAGCAAAAGCAAATGCTACCTCTTTATTACTATGAGCCATAATCTCACATTCggacacgaatttgttacaatttgaggtaggaatttcaaatgatttagctagtttacttcacagccgctcatcagcggagataataacttcacggacgctggtcagctcgttagatgccatgacaatgaagtgacactttagcattatcaatgcagcagtatAATGTCATAACTTACGGacgtttaaagaaaaaatcattacTTTCAGATTGAGGTCAAAAGAATAATTATGATCTTTACTCTATTTTGTGACATTACAAAAGAACAAACGTTGTTAGTGTTTAACTTACGTCTCAAGACTCTCACGTCACTTCCATAGGAAATATTCTGGAAATGTTTACTACATACagtggccggcaaaaaaagttagccatcatttaaCTGTcattgggccgtatgatttccctttcattaaagttaaggaacgtcgttaaattgttttgtctctgtctaacataTTGCTTGGCATATACTTtcactttgtctaatcaattatttagctaatgaaaggcttaacgaatggaaaatcatacggcccagtGTCATTAaaccattaattattaattacacatttagATTTTGACGTGACAGAAAGGTGAtggctagtttttattgccgaccattgtactgtcgcgagcaataaattttggtcgtcgatgtcatttcaaaaatttggttagattgtcacaaatttaaaaaaatttccttgcatgattatgcccatgtcaacaaagtgtcaaaaaaatgagaacaaaatgacaattaatgtcatacaacatgatgataggttatgacatttacgactgttttacaatagagcattttcgattgcgtcaaagaatgaccttgacaacCAAAATCTATTGCTCGCGACTATACATATATCAACAATTCTCAAGTGTTTGTATTCTTTAAATCAAAAGACACTTTTGAGGTTAGGTTCTAAGCAGATGTGCAAGTgggtaatttttcaaaatgtgtagCTAACTTTACATACGTGCGACAAATGTATATAATTAAGCCGAATTATGCACTCAACAACACAACTGAACAAACACAAGTTTTGTCAGTTGTTAAAATAGTGAAATATCGCAGCTCACTGGACTTACCTCAGTGGAATTCAACGAACCTGGATTCCCGTTAGGTATGTCCCTCAACAATTGTCCCCTAAAATACATACTCAACAAAAACATCTTTAAAGGTAAATCTTCTTACACATCGTCTGCCATGCCATTTTCTTCAATAAAATTGTCAACGTCGGCGATGATGTCAGAAAAGCCACCTTCGCTAATCTGACTTAGCTGATTACTCATTTCTACCTACGTCGTTTATTTCACATCAAATTgacttaaaaaatttttactcAACACTTGTAAACTGACTAAACTGAGCAAGCAAAAGCAACGGTTATGTGCAACATGCGCATTTTAGTCATTTGACCAACTCGGGAAATTTCGGCGGGAactttaaatataaaataaagcCGTCCagtatttttagaattaaattgtttaaattaatttaaattaatcatCGAATATTTAGTAGTTTACTTTTGACTCAACGgacataaaacataaaacggcattaaaaattatttacttctatTTGCACTGATGcaactacttttttttttaaagtgtcaACTGGTGGCGGCAAATTATTACGGAAGACACgaagaaaatgtataaaaaaatttattgtaataacgtataaaaatattatagatAAAAAGTAAATGATATAAAAACATACTTATTGCAATAAAGAAGTAAAATGAGGAAAATCCTTAATTAGATGGAAGTTACATGGCCGTGCTGATCCGGAGAATAAAATTTCTCCTACTACAAAATGTAACCAAATATTTatagacaaaaaaaaggcAATAAATATGCCTCGACAGAGTAAAACAGGAATGCATAAATCATAAAATTTCCTAAAATATGCACAATAAAACATCACTAGTTCCTCCGagagaatttaaataaatttcaaattctcCGAGAACCGTCAACACTGCGACTTTGGAACCTGCCAAAATTAAGGTACTGAAAGTAGGTTCCAAAACCCATAGCTactaaaactaaataaaacaCATTCCGCAATCTGGGACCACAAAACGCGATTGCCGATTATTCCGAAAATCGATTCATCAGGACGTTCACTTCGTCCAGACATTTCCTGAATGGAGCATCGTTGCCGTTCTTCCCGTCCAGTTTAAGTATCTCGCTGGACATCAAACCGTGACAGATTTTCAAGACatgtttgtaattttcttcaccCACGATATTGACCTGTAAATATAATGTCATATTTACGAATACATCTGTTTGCAAACAACCTACATTCAGCTGATACGATCTCCTATCCACTGCATCTGGTGACTGTGGCAGCTTCCTATCCACTGTATCTGTCGACGGTGGCAACTTCCTTTCCGCTTTACGTTTTTTCACTGGAGGATTTTCATGCTTCTCTCTCTTCGCTTCCTCTTTTTCTCTGTCTCGCTTAGGACAAGAACAAATACGAACACACAAAACGCGACGGCCCAGAACAGTCCcactaaaaattaaacaaatcttATCTGTTTCTTCGCAAACGGTAAGTATCTAGATATTATCTGATGAAGAAGAATGGAATGAATGATTCTGATAAAGAATAATGGAAGTCTATTTAAACTAATTAAGTACAAGATGACTACCTTGAATGTATATATTATTGCGCAAAATTAGGTAACTTTATGACTTATGACCAACAAATAGATATAAACTCTGTTTTGAACTAGACCAGTTGGAGTGTTTGGTTGGTATTCAATGAAGGTGATGTGATTTAGGTTAGCCAGTTATACTAAAGAATATTAAAGTGGTAGTGTTAGTTTAAATCTACGACCGATACCATAGCATATACTTTTACACTAACGGAACGTCTTCAAGTCTGGACACGAAACTACCGTTAATTAGCCCACCACGGCCGAGCTTTCGCCGCCGTGGGCAACTTACTTGTAATTTTCCAAAGTGAAGATGACCTGTATAGGTCTACGGTTCATCCCTCCGACGCAAGAATTCTTACAGACGAAATAGAAGAACTCTTTGACACTGTCGGTACCAGGCTGCGGACTGGACAACGGTATCACAATGCTGAGACGCTTTCCggaatttttgtcgccgaaaTACTGAGCTTTGTTGTTGTCGCAACGTATGATATGTTGAGCCACGAGTTCCGAAACATCTTGATTGGTAGAATCTTGCAGTTGTTCGTGGCAGATGCACCTGAACACTAGCTCTTGAAAGTAGCGGTCCTCCGCGAACATGGGCATCACACGAACGTACAGCTGATCCAGAGATTCGTTTTTCACGCTGAAATTGATCGGGAACTTGTGTTTCATGTCGATGTAGATTTTGTTCAGCATGGTGGAGTACTCCCACGGATTCTTGAGCACATTGGGGTCCACGAACACTTCGAAATTGTGAGGACCGGAGTAGTCCGTGTTGCAGAGTTCTTTCGGTTCGCTCGGTGGGAATGGATGGTGGTAAGTTGCGAGGTAGTTAGTGTCCTGCATGAATCCATACTCTTCCAACTAAAACAGAAACGCGAGTTGCGGTTTGATCGGTGTTCGCCGACTTTTATCCCTTGTGCTCACATACTCACCTTTACAGAAACAACCATTTTAATTACTTATAATctacaaagaaataaattaaaaatgtataaacgGTTAATAAATACGACAATTAGTCTTTAACACAGCCACTGTCAGTGATCTCGACGAGACTAGGACGATTCCGGCgtgactcggtttataatacCGAACTATGCCGCACACGTTTGGACTTGTTCAAGCTTCAATGTAATTCTGACTCACTATCGTAAACCGTAATCGTACTACCAAGTTCGTGATGagatcaaaacaaaaatggaaACAAGAGTAACAAATCATGccgtaatatttttttttaagttcagACATGTTTTAATTAGATTAGAGTACACTTATAcaggtgtttctgaaataagtacattaattttaactggtaatagaactcatcaaaaggaacaacttttctctctgccattttggcgcaAAACGTTGTgtagtggcttaaaaaattaggaaagattttccgacttttgttacaggtttctaagtaacaacaatttaaaGATAGGTTTACGATATGGCAATCTAGCCAAAATTGTGCTCACTacttgtacgcttttttttgaatagaagtgtacctagacttaattaaaataaaatgaataatgtTTCTCTGTGacaaataaattgtaaatttatataattaaattaactcGTCGCCGTATTCTCAAAAGCGATGCAGgttaataacattttaattttacacttAATTGATTCAAGTGTTATGGGGATCGcttataacgggtgtttttttttaatttggcgtttaagagtcgattgtgaacgcaccaccggattacaatgcgcgattaacccatgaatccgaaactttgattggttcaatctgatcacgtgttcagttaatctcgcatttgattacgattaacttaatttcactTCTTTAAACGGGTCCcaaagacgtttaaatttgaaatttatgtcagctgtcaataataacaataaaacagaCGTAAATAAGTACAATtcagtattttcaattataatacaagttcatttttttattaccaacCAAAACAGTTATTGCTGCTCGTGCGGTGTTTTACCATTCTACATGTTTAATCGAAAGATTTTTATGAATTCGTTTATtccttcaaaattaaattggaaCGAAAAGTATATAGGCGGAACGAAAAGTATTCTCAATATACTAAAAAATAGGAAATTATATTGAAGTTTTTgaagtacataacatttttgttttacaatacaaaaattttcgataattataatattgatttattaaaacaaaaacgatgttaaaaaattagtgCAAATACTGACACAATAAAAAACATGATGAATGCCTCAGTTGGCTTATATACCCCTGTGCAGTTTCGCCAACTTCAAAGTCACAAAAACACTAAAAATACTTACACGGAGAGTCTCATCTGCATTCATCATGTTCAACATCATGGGATCCCTGaatactttttaaataaatgcaaaTTCATACAAAACCAACCCCGAAACTTACATGCTTAGGTCGTCACTTTCGGCTATTGAGTGTGAAGCCATCATGTCCAATGGTGATCTAAATCAAAATCAGAATTATTGATATTCAAGATTTCTTGGCGAATACTCACATTCCGATTGTACTTTGCATTAATTCGTAATCATCTTCATTGACGATGTctgaaaaattttcgttttcttCTTCGATCATTTTGCGGTGTGAAACAGATAAAATTGATAAAAGGGGAactgaaaaattgaaaattgtatCACTGAGTCGATCGCAATTATTCATTCAATTTAGCAACTGAGCGCGTTGATTGGCAATCTCCAAATTCTGATCtctatggattttttttatgtgccCATCAATGTTTTAGCGTCTATGATTATTGCACAACAATTTGATAAATTACAGTAGGTCATGACCCGATCCgtctttttttcaatttttgaataattgcTTTACAGCAGTAAAAACGTGCAAATTTGAGTGGGATTATGGTAAGAAACAACTATCtagaaatgttttgtttacATCTCCTAACCTTACTTTATGACAATAATCACTATGAGAGCTTGCTGCGGTACTTATTATCAAGTGTCAAACAGTAAACAATCTAATTACCTGGAAATATGTGGATTGTTTTAATGGATTTTTACATATTATGTACTTCCGGTCCAGCCAGAATTCTCTGTCTCACGCCGCCAACCACTCACCCATCCCACACGCacacaaacaaaattgaaacCGAACTGAGAAAAAGCAGTAAAAAGAAGTGTCACGTGGTCGAAAGATGTCGGTCTCGGCGACCTTGAAGTATTTCTCGACGTTGATTGGACGGCTGATTGCTACAATGCGATGCGAATCTGTTTGTTCTCACCGTCACATGGTGGGAAATGAGAAGAAAACGGTTCGAAGGGGGAGGGAACAAGTGGTTTTCGAACACCTGCAGGTAGTGAGTCATCCTCGTCAGCCACAGGTTGGGTCTAACGAGTCAGTGGTACAATAACGAACTGTCAGAACGTCCTGTTCGGAAAAAAATTGGgaatttcaggtaaatttCGGTGAGATCGAATGGTCTGAGGCAAGGAGAGAGAGATGGAGATACGTCGGTACTCTTCAAAAAGGAAGGAAAAATGACACACCAAAATATCGTTTTTtgagatttaaaaatttagaaaaatatgaaGTCGTGTTCGGCCGCGCCAAGCGGCTGTGTGCCAAGGGCCTCCATCATTTTGACTTGAACTTGCAgcttttataataattaaatgcaCTCATACAGCACTAAAAATTATTCACGACAGTGAATAGTTACTTTACTGTACTCTGAGATTCAggtggattttttaaatattttgtaccTACCCATAGTTCGCTTCACACTACCTATAAACCCttacaagaaattaaatgcTTAGGACGCACGTGAAATCACCCAATCGCTTGTATCATATCCGAAATCCACAAAAGATGGCGAAAAAATTCAATGGCAAAAATTTCGTTTAATCACGTTTCTACAAGAATATGTAAATGAGAAATTACAATAAACAAGATTTATATATTTCTTGAAATAAACCATTTTTGGTACAGcatcttatttattttcatataaattattttttcagttaaattttagaaatatacagggtggtcccgatataacctgccaaaaaaattctgggtcattagaaggatctaacaagtccaaaaaaccccccttcgttaggtccaaaataatggggataaattaacccctatccacacccattcgacgctgctgaccacaaaaatacgtacctactcaggaattaattgttggtgtttgtaaggatgacagtatctaagcaacataggtacctgtatcgtttatgacaaatctcaaatctgacaaactaaatcaaattaatgacatttattgaaaacgctgtacactgcgtgcgttaattcaccagcttatttaggtacaaaagctgattttgtagactgagatgaatgagtaagaaaataataaagtggtgttcctcaatgtgtaaataaatgtataggtagtgtgtgcaaaattgtggaagaactgtgtaataagagtatcgtcttaattgtggttaaatagccaaaataatgtattgaataaatttatttacactttacatattcgtactttcaactctaactgagcatatctactaactaatgaaaggtaaactagactagaaacattattttataataaatgttctgtgtgccttccgttggcatttaagcacatttgagtacgctggtaccaatttccataaacagaattcagcatttctgggtttttacgaatctggttcgcggcgtctgttacgcgtttctggagttggctttttgtatttatttcaacttcgtataccaaatctttcgtgtggccccaaaaattaaaatccagaggggttaaatggaggatcggggacgccatcgtattggaatcagtcagaaccaacctcacataaatgcagatgtagctccacaaaagtacgagacggaaggactccttcaggaaaacgctcgccgtatggtagccatgccggtcttgaattaccacgtgtttcgccatagagtaaatgcaaatcggcgtattcttgtttcgtgaatttcataactttttgaaggattcgcaaatttaaaattaaacttgacaaatgtcataggtgttgcaggtaccgttgctaaagaaatcgcagccaagtaaccagaattacctttttaaaaccgattaactcattagcgtacagcaaattttgaccaaattttcaattatttttatctcgaaaacgaaaagacttttattagaaactttttttgtgtatgagttctactcatcgtcacctattactggatttcttctggcaggttatatcgggaccaccctgtataataatactaattttttgtttgatcccgttttcaaatggaaaaaaaacaactatgaaaacaaacaagaagGTGGAAGTACTACGAAATGGtttttggaagaaaattattaaattcacttttttttaCACGCTGTTCTAGAGAGCAAAAATACGAACAATTTTGCCGTCTGATTTTTTTAgccatctcttttaatttgcaaGATACCTACAAGCGACAAACGAAACAAGCTTCGATTTTCAGGAAGTCATTTCTAATTTCACCTTTTAAACGGGCATCTcatcaagtaatttttttgtaggtttatattttgaaata from Tenebrio molitor chromosome 8, icTenMoli1.1, whole genome shotgun sequence harbors:
- the LOC138136308 gene encoding cellular tumor antigen p53-like isoform X3, whose amino-acid sequence is MQDTNYLATYHHPFPPSEPKELCNTDYSGPHNFEVFVDPNVLKNPWEYSTMLNKIYIDMKHKFPINFSVKNESLDQLYVRVMPMFAEDRYFQELVFRCICHEQLQDSTNQDVSELVAQHIIRCDNNKAQYFGDKNSGKRLSIVIPLSSPQPGTDSVKEFFYFVCKNSCVGGMNRRPIQVIFTLENYNGTVLGRRVLCVRICSCPKRDREKEEAKREKHENPPVKKRKAERKLPPSTDTVDRKLPQSPDAVDRRSYQLNVNIVGEENYKHVLKICHGLMSSEILKLDGKNGNDAPFRKCLDEVNVLMNRFSE
- the LOC138136308 gene encoding cellular tumor antigen p53-like isoform X2, which codes for MVVSVKLEEYGFMQDTNYLATYHHPFPPSEPKELCNTDYSGPHNFEVFVDPNVLKNPWEYSTMLNKIYIDMKHKFPINFSVKNESLDQLYVRVMPMFAEDRYFQELVFRCICHEQLQDSTNQDVSELVAQHIIRCDNNKAQYFGDKNSGKRLSIVIPLSSPQPGTDSVKEFFYFVCKNSCVGGMNRRPIQVIFTLENYNGTVLGRRVLCVRICSCPKRDREKEEAKREKHENPPVKKRKAERKLPPSTDTVDRKLPQSPDAVDRRSYQLNVNIVGEENYKHVLKICHGLMSSEILKLDGKNGNDAPFRKCLDEVNVLMNRFSE
- the LOC138136308 gene encoding cellular tumor antigen p53-like isoform X1, giving the protein MIEEENENFSDIVNEDDYELMQSTIGISPLDMMASHSIAESDDLSMDPMMLNMMNADETLRLEEYGFMQDTNYLATYHHPFPPSEPKELCNTDYSGPHNFEVFVDPNVLKNPWEYSTMLNKIYIDMKHKFPINFSVKNESLDQLYVRVMPMFAEDRYFQELVFRCICHEQLQDSTNQDVSELVAQHIIRCDNNKAQYFGDKNSGKRLSIVIPLSSPQPGTDSVKEFFYFVCKNSCVGGMNRRPIQVIFTLENYNGTVLGRRVLCVRICSCPKRDREKEEAKREKHENPPVKKRKAERKLPPSTDTVDRKLPQSPDAVDRRSYQLNVNIVGEENYKHVLKICHGLMSSEILKLDGKNGNDAPFRKCLDEVNVLMNRFSE